Proteins encoded within one genomic window of Girardinichthys multiradiatus isolate DD_20200921_A chromosome 21, DD_fGirMul_XY1, whole genome shotgun sequence:
- the chst2b gene encoding carbohydrate sulfotransferase 2: MRGKQYHQPLKLTAPWEKDAGFGRKLRTYRNHTKIIAQPGIVMKVLRRKRIVLVMAYFLLLVLTMLNLANYKWTKEPQQCNHQMRSTTHQSRSDIRFLYRPSLAKKRQLIYVLTTWRSGSSFFGELFNQNPDVFFLYEPMWHIWQKLYPGDAVSLQGAARDMLSSLYRCDLSVFQLYNSPGGKNFTSLGLFGATLNKVVCSYPLCSAYRKEVVGMVDDKVCKKCPPQSLRLLEEECLKYNTIVIKGVRILDLNVLAPLMEDPSLDLKVIHLVRDPRAVANSRIKSRHGLIRENLQVVRSRDPKLRRIPFVDPGHKANKKDGSDYHSIGAMEVICDRTSRTLRTALNPPGWLKGKYMAVRYEDLVENPVKTLRNVYHFANLTANHDIESFALNMTSGSSSSSKPFIVSSRNATQAASAWRTVLSIQQIKQVEDYCHHAMSVLGYERVRTAGEAKDLSKSLLTHSKL; the protein is encoded by the coding sequence ATGAGAGGCAAACAATACCATCAACCATTGAAGTTGACAGCACCTTGGGAGAAGGATGCAGGCTTTGGGAGAAAGCTCAGAACCTACAGGAATCATACCAAGATAATAGCACAGCCTGGGATCGTGATGAAAGTGCTGCGCAGGAAGAGGATTGTGTTAGTCATGGCCTATTTCCTACTGCTGGTGCTCACCATGCTCAATTTGGCCAATTATAAATGGACCAAGGAGCCCCAGCAGTGCAACCATCAGATGAGGAGCACCACCCATCAGAGCAGATCTGACATTCGCTTTCTATACAGGCCCTCCTTGGCTAAGAAGAGACAGCTTATCTACGTCCTCACCACCTGGAGGTCTGGGTCCTCCTTCTTTGGtgagctttttaaccaaaaTCCGGATGTTTTCTTCTTGTACGAGCCTATGTGGCACATCTGGCAGAAGCTGTACCCTGGGGATGCTGTGTCCCTGCAGGGGGCGGCCAGAGACATGTTGAGCTCCTTGTATCGCTGCGATCTGTCTGTTTTCCAACTTTACAACAGCCCTGGAGGCAAGAACTTTACCTCCTTAGGGCTATTTGGGGCCACCCTGAACAAGGTGGTGTGCTCCTACCCCCTGTGCTCAGCCTACAGGAAAGAGGTAGTGGGGATGGTGGATGATAAAGTGTGCAAAAAGTGCCCCCCTCAGAGCCTTAGACTGTTAGAGGAGGAGTGCCTGAAATATAACACTATAGTCATTAAAGGGGTGCGCATTTTGGACCTAAACGTTCTCGCCCCTCTAATGGAGGACCCATCCTTGGATTTGAAAGTGATCCACTTAGTTAGAGACCCTCGGGCAGTGGCAAACTCCAGGATTAAATCCAGGCATGGCCTGATTAGGGAGAACTTACAGGTGGTCCGCAGCAGGGACCCTAAACTTCGCCGGATACCTTTTGTGGATCCAGGCCACAAGGCCAACAAGAAAGACGGGTCTGACTACCACTCCATCGGAGCCATGGAGGTGATCTGCGACCGCACCTCCAGGACTCTGAGGACTGCCTTAAACCCTCCAGGCTGGCTGAAGGGGAAGTACATGGCCGTGCGGTACGAGGACCTGGTGGAGAACCCCGTCAAGACCTTGAGGAACGTCTACCACTTCGCCAACCTCACCGCCAACCACGACATCGAGTCATTTGCGCTGAACATGACCAGtggctccagctcctcctccaaGCCGTTCATCGTCTCCTCCCGGAATGCCACGCAGGCAGCCAGCGCCTGGAGAACGGTGCTCAGCATCCAGCAGATCAAACAGGTGGAAGACTACTGCCACCACGCCATGTCCGTCCTAGGGTACGAGAGGGTGAGAACAGCCGGGGAGGCCAAGGATTTGAGCAAATCGCTGCTGACGCACTCCAAActgtga